The sequence AGATGCTTTTGATGGAGTCTTAATGGGTGATACGTTGTGTGCCATCTAAAGGGTCAAAGACGTTTAAACAGTGTTAtttttataggcagtggacactaaaaccttacttggaaataagtaatggggagagattgatggtataaaacattatgaaaaacagctctctctgaagtgacctagtttaggagaaagaagtaattttccacgaatttgatttcgagacctcaagtttagaacttgaggtctcgaaatcaagcatctgaaagcacacaacttcgtgtgacaagggtgttttttctttcatagttatcttgcaactccgacgaccgattgagctcaaattttcaaaggtttgttatttcatgcatatgttgagatacaccaagtgagaagactggtctttggcaattaccaatagtgtacactgtctttaacgaGTTATCAGCAGATTAATGATTGTATTGAAACTCATTGAATGGCCTTACACGCGCattccattcaattcaattattaaaataacaGAGGAGTCAGACTCCCAGAGAGCAGTGCAATAAAGCAGTGATcgaaattttaataatttattataaaataaacaaattttattaaagtaaataaataagtaattaGCACAATGAATAAAGTTTATACAATTTAAAAAGTTCCCGATCAATAAATGTTTTGCTTGTGTTTAGCTCATCCATCCATAGCTGTCCCCATTTGTTGGCAATTGTTGGCAATTGTGAGCTAGACCAATCAATCATCGATCATGCCCATCGAAAATTGTACAATACaatgacaaaattaaaaagCCTGCATTCTGTATACATTTCTATCCTGGCATTGACATAGTTTAACTATAATATCTATGGAGGTTCAATCGCTCTCTTAAAGCTTTGAAAAGAGTACAGTTCAGTGCacgcaacaacaacaaacaacatcactgaacaaaaatcacatggCCACTACTCTATGCTTTAAATAAATGGCTGTCAACTTGCTTGACACGCAACCGATCctaattttttaatattaatttaccTGCTTGACGCTAAACGGGCCAGCCTGTGGGTCCACATCGCATCCGTCAAATCTCTAATCTAAGCCCTACATGTCGGCTGCATGAGCTACTTACAGAAGTTTCTCCCGAAAAGAGCGAGAGAAACTGTTTTGATGTTCGATGCTAGCAGACACTCGCGTCCGCCGTATCAAGACATCGTTTTATTGTCAACAAACAACCGTTGtgtatgtacacatgtacatgtacatacacacaCGATGGACGGACCGACCGGTCTAGTCCGGTGATCCGTGAGTCACGCGTCCATTGCATGCACATTGTCACCACACACTCCCCCATTGAATCGTGTATGGGGGACACTCACTTTTGTGTTTTCCAAAGccgcttattttttttttacatcaataataaatatatcgcaacataaacaaaatgcaatattGATGTTTTATCACGTACAAAAACCACTCTTTTTTCCTTAGTAAATTTATCGGAAAAAGGCATGAAACAGCAAAGTTATTAAAATGTGGTTACTACACCCAaggaggtagaattagaccCACTCTACCTGGATTCCTCTTCCCTCATTGGTTCTTTCTCCATGGTCCTTGTTTTATGGGTGGATGAGGTGAGCAAGAGGGAACttctatttttaaagacaattaaGTGATTCATGCATCACAGCAAGTATAAGGATACCCCCATGCGGGTCAGCTATAGCAGAAGTCATTATTCGACTTGTACAAATtaaagttgaaaacctcttgtTTATAATGTTGCTTGCTGGTGGCAAGTTGgtgtccacccccccccccccaagtaaaaaacaaaaacaaaaactgctcGGGttgatcaggggccaatttcatagcgctgctaagcacaaaaatttgcttagcatgaaattttgccctcgataaaaacaaaattaccgaccaaatttccacgtggttttgaggataaacaaacaacagttgtaacaaccaatatgcaaaaaaaggaaatatggttggtaatcctgtttttatcaaggaagaaatttcatgctaagcaaatttgtgtgcttagcagcgctatgaaattggacccagatgtTTGAAATAAACTTTCCGGTTATCTCATTAATCCAAGATCCACCAATCTCAGTGTACACAAAAAATGTTTAGTAAAGGATTAGCATCAACTAATAACCCGcagtcatcttttttttttttggggggggggtgttgtttAACTTTTTGAACAGCACGTGGGTACTTAAATGTCATGTTATGCAGCCAGCTTgatttaaattattgttttcagCGATTGAGAACACTAGAAAAGGACCAGTGAGTAGGACCTGCTATCGTCTCAAAGTCTCCTAAATATTAATAAGCAAAGTCATTAATCGACTCTGAAAGTCTTGAATGTGTTGGTTACAGCATGTTTGCTTTgtcaagcctggaatttcatctgtgagagggcaaggccatttttaattttgcaaagggtacttccattggaaaatcttaaagttatTGAGAatcttttaaaggggcaccaaggccaataacacggcccaatttcataaagcttgtgaGCACAAAAGTCTTGCTTGGTAGAAACagataaccagccaaaattacatgtatagtgtccctggtaccccactcaatatttgcttagcaaagaaatttgacatgcagtattttctgcttgagagcttaaaggaacacgttgccttggattggacgagttggtctataaaaagtgttgtgactgttttttataaaatgcatggttggatagatgttttaaaagtagaatacaatgatccacacaaacatgcctcgaaactaCATGCTTTtcttttaacctcgtcgactaacatggtcggccatttatgggagtcaaatttttgactcccataactggctgaccgtgttagtttgcacagtaaaaggaaaaccaggcaaaTCTGAGGCAATGGAGGACATGGCCACTTTGGACTGTAAATCGAGGCCTACttcaaattaaagacactggacactattggtaattgtcaaagactagtcttctcacttggtgtatctcaacatatgcatcaaataacaaacctgtgaacattttggctcaattggttgtcgaagttccgagataataatgaaagaaaaaacaccttacaaaacacacagaagttgtgtgctttcagatgcttgattttgggacttCAACATGGTCAACatctatttctgaggtctcaaaatcaaactccgGGAAATTTAGTTTTCCGCAAatattctcacaatgtttgttactATCAACTTttcccaattacttgttaccaagtaagtttttatgctaagaaatattttttgagtatttaccaatagtgtccactgcctttacatggGAACCTAAGGTTatgctcaaatgttcacaaaaAGAAGATTTGCACAATCTACTGAGGTTATTAAACAACACTCACAACAAAGATTTAAATGTTACAACccatcatttattttaaatgtaaagAAAACATACACTATGTAACAACTTCAAACTTTTAAGGCCTCCTTATACACAATGTGAGAAAACACACTAAATACTTATTCCATCATTAAAGGCATGCAGCCTCTTTCGGTAATTGTAAAAAGACAAGTATTTGCTTTTTGGGACGCACTTTATGTGAGACCCAATTTTACCTggaataataaacctgtgaaattaaGATCAAAATGGTGGAAAACCATACCACTGtttcaaaaatcaaattttaaacaCAAGGGATTAAtagttttactaatttctcaaaaaactacagcatttcaggcaaaaatatttcaagggtaATTTTCCACCATATCCATATTTCTACCATTATGTAACTAATGTGCAAGTCTAACAAATGTTTATAAATCCAAGTGCTCTAATCAATTGACTACTTTCTATTATCCAATTGGAGTCGAGATCTACAAACTTGGGATGATGACATAATTTTTTGTGCACTCCCAGTATGTTAGAAATGGCAAAAATAACTAATTGTCATTTCGGTAACGTCAAAAATAGCAAGACccatttttgttcttcttttgatTAGATTGTCTTAAAACGGAGTAGGGTGTACACTGCACCAGGAAGATATCTACACAGATAATGTTTTATCGGTCTGAAGATTTATTTACTGATTAAAGGCCAGGGCACCAGGCTTGATAACGTGAACAAAAACGAGAATGTTAACAATACACGCcctccattggttgaatgagcgtgggcgtagtCTGCGTGAAGCATAtatcaaccaatagaatgcattctctttgcgtcgtcaTTGTTAACATTATCgctatcgctgcagtgtgacttggcctttttACCAACAAGGTTAAGCCACCTTGTTTATGTTCTTTCAAACCAATGCCACCAAACTGAGGTCTGTTGGAAAAATAGACTGGCtccaattttgttgttacaaacTGCTTTACTAACCAAAAAGACTTCCTAAACGTGGCAGGTGCCACAGAACCTGTAGTGGTGCGTTGAAGGACgtcgccttggatcggtcgagttggtctttgaaaagcttggtaaccgtttgttgtaaaatgcatatgggtagaaagatgttgtaaaattagaatacaatgatccacacaaacatgcctcgaaattgcacggttttccttttacctcgccgaCAAACACAGttgaccatttatgggagtaaaattatcccataaatggccgaccgagttAGTTcgaaaagttaaaggaaaaccaggcaatttcgaggcaaatttgtgtgaatcattacattctaattttaaaacatctttctaaccaatgtttattataacaaatgctttttataaaccaactcatccgatccaaggcaagctTTAAGCTTTTTTAAAGGTTGGAGTACACTGGTTTTTTGCCACTTTCACTGGAAAggaaatgttttcctttttaatcATTATGGAATATAGGAATTGTTTTAAATgatctaatttttgtttttcttttgcctgAAAACTTAAGATTCGTACAGTAGATTCAAAATACAGTACATATTTAGACctgttacatgtactttgttttGGAATGTCAAGGGCACCAGTTGAAATCTGCTCTCACTTAATTTGCCAGAAACATATTTTACTTGTTTGAATGTCTATCAATTTGTGAAATAATAGGCTAAAGTTATTAATTCACAAAGTTGTTGACACCTTTtactcaaaacacaaaaaattgaaaaaactcTAGTTTAAACTATGCATATATGCAAAGTGATTTATAACAAATCTTTATCACAATTTACAGTTGAATTCTCCCAAAGATAAAAACttagtttttaaaacaagacatttttaaatatttgccCAACATCATGCTTGATAAACCAGTGCTTACTTAAAGACACAAGACCAGTCTTGTTatttggtgtatatcaacattatgcacaaaataacaaacctgtgtaatttGAACTTTTAAGTTCAAACTAAaactggtcgtcaaagttgcaagataataatggaaaaaaaaaaaaaaaaccttctcgCACAAGTAGTGATCTtacagatacttgatttcgagacctcacatcaattcaaatattttactgagaaattacttctctctcaaaaaatacatttctttagagggagtcatttctcacaacgtttcattctatcaacagctctccattgctcgacaccaagtaaggttttatgctaacaattattttgagtaattaccaaaagtatccagtgcctttaggggCTTTCTGAGTCAtgtatagaaaaaaaacatcagccCTTTGAGTGAAAGAAATCTTTgcatgaactacatgtagtcaCAAAACATCTTGTGGGTTACACAAAATGGTGTAGCCCTGTCATTTAACATCAGGTCCCAATGTCACAGAGCTCTTTAAAAAGTTAAAGAACCCAAAATAACTAagaacaaagttatgcttaccagccaaaataccatgccacatgtaccGCATGTGACTGGAATGCTCTTTGTTTTTACTCACCAGAAAATTGCTGGGCAATACCTTCTTCCTTCAAGGGATGCGTtcaatggttggaaagatgttttaaaagtagattataatgatccacacaaatattatGCCTTAAATGTTGTGAACTTacatgccattttgtggagtcaaccacaaaatggccgactgtgttaattcgcaaaataaaaggataaccatgcaattttgagatatatttgtgtggatcattgtattctacttttaaaacatcttctcaaccatatgcatttcctAAGAAAAGGTTTCAGACACTTTTCacggaccaactcgcccgatccaaggcaacatgccCTTTAagttgctctatgaaattgtgccccaGGTACAAAGAGCTCAAGCAGTATTCCCATCAGGGATTACTTGGTCTGGCATCACGGTTGAGGGAACTACGACACATTCATCAGCCACATAGGTACTGTCCTCGCCTTGTTGAGCTTCCGCTACCTGTACCATCTCATAAACCTGGTCAGTTGCTGATACTTCTGTTGCAACCACTATGTTAGTGTTCTCAGAATTCTCTCTCTGCTCAAAGCTTTCCTCAGCAACCTCTTCATCAACTGCAGCAAGCTCCATATTCTGTTCGACATTTTGAATGGAGCCGTCGACATTGTGGGCAACGGTGAGGACAGTGACGGTCATGGTGCCTTCCTCTCCTTGCATGATCTCCAAGGATCCGTCTTCGGAGCTCTGCTGCATAGCGGCGTGGATGGCCTCAGCGTCAGCTTCAGAGAGCTGCAAGGTGTTTCCCTCTTCGTCAACGATTTGGAACTGCTCCTCCAGTTGCAGTTGATTTATGGTCTTCTGAGCAGGAGAAGGCTCCTCATTATCGGCAGTGTCTTTCTTGGCTGAAGAAGGCATCGTGTAACCGTCACCAAACGTGGAGATGTCGTGCATTCGGAAGAGGTGATTCAGTAGGTTGTGCTTATGCATAAAGGTCTCTTTGCAAGCAGCACAGACCAGCGGCTTCCTCTTCTTGTGGATGCTCATGTGGTAGATGAGCTTCATCTTGTCCTTGGATGCAAAGATACATTCTAGACACTGGTACCTGTACATGTTCTCATGGGTCTTCTGGTGTTGCAGTAGGCTGTAGCGGTCGTTGAAGACTCCCTGACACAGTGTACAGGTTATTGGTTCACACTCGCTGTGCATGTGATTGATGTGTGCCTTAACATCTGCAGGAAGGTTGAAGATGGCGTTACAATGAGGACACTTGTGGGACGATCTCAGGGCGGTGTGTTTCCACAGGTGCTCCTTCAGGCTACTCTTCTGGGAGAAGCTCTGATCACACACGCCACACATGAAGGGCTTCTCGCCAGTGTGAGTGCGCATGTGACGCTTCATTCGATACTTCTCAAGGGTAGTATACTCACAAATTATACACTTCTGCAAAATTTTGGGGGCTATTTCTTTAGACTTCTTCTTGGATGCAGACCTCTTTGATCCACTCTTCTTCGTCTTCATCTTGTTTGAAAAAGTACACCAAACTGTTGAAGTGTATAAAATATTCTTTGTCTGAGATCTAAGTATCACTTTTTAGGGAGTAGTGAAAAGTGCAATGTTAAATTGTCATTGTTCGAATTCTCCACCGAGCTTAACACTCAACCAAGAGGTTATCATCTTTTCCAGAACGACATGCAAGAAATGAGGAAGGGAACTCAAGCAGCCTGAGATTTCACAGTTGGATGAAGTGGATGAGTAGTTCTGGTTACCACCGAGTTCAAACAATTCCAGCAGTcacctgaaaataaataaataaagataaaCATACAATTAGAAGCaataaacaaagttgaaatTTCTTTGCAATCTATGGCGGTTTTAAGTTCGTAAATTTTGCCTGATCTTTTTTAACCAGACCAGAGTTGTAAAAGATATGTAATGTTCCTCCGAGAGCTGAGCTCAACCTTAACATAAGCAGACGTACATTGCCAAGTACAAAAAATGCTATGGgttagaaaacacaacttcgcAAGCTCTGCGGAACACTAAAAACTGCTACCTACTTTTCAGATGTGAGTAATACATTAATTTTGAGGATTAATTTTcataatagagaggtttcgcagagtcatCGATATTCTTATGTGAACGGATATGACATAATACGTCATCTCTTTTTGAGGTCCATGTGACCTATAACCGTTGTTAACAAGTTAGAATAGTCGCTCAAAACGGGAATCTGTCGCCATATACGTTAGTAAACAAcgagtatattttgttcatgtttttgtagcgtattgttattttttaatgcacCAGGTTTTCACCATGTCTATTAGAGGTATCATACACGGATGTAGTTGGACATTTGTTAACCACCATGCTTCAGAAAAAGAGAAATGGCGATTGTCCATGGGTGCAGCCATTTggttaacagcgccctcttgagcctcaagttgagggtcttcgttagaattttgcgaaacaaaaccacacagctcacttgacgcgaacgcgtacggttcgatatctgtgtgcgtattcgtatccgcgactctgcgaaacctctctattaaaCTGGTTGTGACCACTACCATAAAACATCAGAAAGATACATCACAATGCAATGTTAAAAAtctgggctactaaaaattcaTGGGGGCAAGTAAAATGCAGTTTACTAGCAAGGAGGGCTactgtaaagacactggacactatcggtaattgtcaaagactagtcttttcacttggtgtatctcaacacaacatatgcatacaataacaaactgtgaaaatttgaactcaattgttcgccgaagttgcgaggtaacaatcaagaaaaacaaccttgtcacacgtagttgtgtgctttctggtgcttgattttgagacctgaaattctaattctgaggtctcaaaatcaaatttgtggaaaactactacttctcgaaaactacgttacttcagagagagccgtttctcacaatgttttttactatcgacagctctctattacttgttaccaagtaaggttatgtaataattattttaagtaattgaccaatagtgtcaactgcctttaagcgcaACGCCTTGAgactttattttaataaaattggGGCCAAGAACATAATGAGTTGTTGCTCTAGCATTGGGAATTGATACACTAAAAGCCTGCTGATTAAAAAAATCccagaattaaaaacaaaacaaaacgtcaaaaaacaacattttaaacaaaatttaaatggGAGAATAGAGAATGGAGGCAAAATGATCAATTCTTCTACAGTCTGACCATTCATTATGTATATTGTTAACGGCCTGACTATaaaaccctagcagagtctttcttgaaccATCTACACATTTTTGAAAAACGTAGTATCAAACATGAAGTCCACAGGTACATTTGTGCACAGCGGTTCCACAGTACACACTCCGTCGTTTGAACAATGATTGTGAATGGTCGGTCAACTTCTGGCAAATATtactgaagtacatgtagtatggtcaatttaatcaaattatggagtgaatttttgttatttgcaAATGTACTGTGCTTTGTTTCCCTCACCTCAATTTCATTTAACTATCCTCAtctcttgcaatttcatcatcacTACCGTCATAAAGGTCGTCACCAGGATGAGGTTTGAAACCAGCGACCCCATAAAGTATGTCATTCACAAATTTGGCTTTGGACGCCTGTCTGGCCCTGCTGGCCATTCGTGTTAAGTTATCAGGCTTCAGGATGGTGGCACTTGGCTTCTCCGCTACCTCTTGCAGGAGGACCTCATTAACAATCTCCGACGTTGGCTGGAAGAGGTCAGATAAAGCCTTGGCTCGTATCTTGGCTGCTACTTTGGTTTTGTAGCATACTCCTGGCTTTGCGGTGTGAAGATGAGGGTGGGGTCCTGCTGTAAATCTTCCGTCAATTTCTTTGTACGATGCCAAGCAGCACATCTTCCTGCCGCGGATAGTGCACTGCCACTCAACAGTATTTCTTCTAGCTCTTTTGATGTTGTACGTGAATCCCTGACTGTCAATGAGTCGTGGGCGATTTAGATGAGTTGCTGCCTGAAGTATTCGGAAACCTGCGGCATAGGCTTCTTCACCGAGTTCTCGCTCTTGTGACTCACATGGATTGGGTAATTTGGTCTTGGCGTTAACAATGTCCCAAGCTTGTTTAGTAATACTCTTGTCTCGTTTACACTGCGGTGTTTTGACAAGCATTTTTGGTGCAGTGGTACTAGTAGTATTTCCCCTCCCGACATGACAGTGGGACTCAGAGCCAGCAGTAAAATCTCCATTTTTCTGCTTTAAAGTGGCTTTACATTTGAAGCTTTTACTATTTAAAGAACAATTCCAATAAGCAGTATCTCCATTAGACTTCTTAAAGTTGTATGTGTGTCCAGTGCGCTTTTCAATTAGTCTCGGTTGTCCGAATACATAATTTGAGTAGTATTGTTTTTCTGCGCCTTTCTTTCCTTTGCTTTTGGCCTTTTTGCCTTTCATGGCTTTCATCATTTTTACAGTCATTTTTTTATCTTTCTTTAATGGGGACGTCAGATTTTCCAACTTGCGAGAAGATATACCTGGCTCAGCAAAGTGGAGATGTGGTTGAGGACCTGGAGTAAATGTGGCATTTTGTTGTTTGACAATCGCTCGGCAAGTAAGAGCTTTACTTCTTACAGTGCATTGCCAGTCCGTGGCCAATCCACGTGTCCTTTTGACATTGTACGTGTATCCCAGGCCATCAAGAAGTTTTGGTTTATTGCGTTTGAATG comes from Asterias amurensis chromosome 3, ASM3211899v1 and encodes:
- the LOC139934981 gene encoding uncharacterized protein isoform X2, whose translation is MKTKKSGSKRSASKKKSKEIAPKILQKCIICEYTTLEKYRMKRHMRTHTGEKPFMCGVCDQSFSQKSSLKEHLWKHTALRSSHKCPHCNAIFNLPADVKAHINHMHSECEPITCTLCQGVFNDRYSLLQHQKTHENMYRYQCLECIFASKDKMKLIYHMSIHKKRKPLVCAACKETFMHKHNLLNHLFRMHDISTFGDGYTMPSSAKKDTADNEEPSPAQKTINQLQLEEQFQIVDEEGNTLQLSEADAEAIHAAMQQSSEDGSLEIMQGEEGTMTVTVLTVAHNVDGSIQNVEQNMELAAVDEEVAEESFEQRENSENTNIVVATEVSATDQVYEMVQVAEAQQGEDSTYVADECVVVPSTVMPDQVIPDGNTA
- the LOC139934981 gene encoding uncharacterized protein isoform X1 is translated as MMEQYIAQENEDIEHGVTIQQVVEITCQTDPIGCTSVLLGGMVEIIQAQDLEIPIPEAPPSNEQDIIVDDQVNLAPPQATRIKKKKAQASFKRNKPKLLDGLGYTYNVKRTRGLATDWQCTVRSKALTCRAIVKQQNATFTPGPQPHLHFAEPGISSRKLENLTSPLKKDKKMTVKMMKAMKGKKAKSKGKKGAEKQYYSNYVFGQPRLIEKRTGHTYNFKKSNGDTAYWNCSLNSKSFKCKATLKQKNGDFTAGSESHCHVGRGNTTSTTAPKMLVKTPQCKRDKSITKQAWDIVNAKTKLPNPCESQERELGEEAYAAGFRILQAATHLNRPRLIDSQGFTYNIKRARRNTVEWQCTIRGRKMCCLASYKEIDGRFTAGPHPHLHTAKPGVCYKTKVAAKIRAKALSDLFQPTSEIVNEVLLQEVAEKPSATILKPDNLTRMASRARQASKAKFVNDILYGVAGFKPHPGDDLYDGSDDEIARDEDS